A single window of Montipora capricornis isolate CH-2021 chromosome 14, ASM3666992v2, whole genome shotgun sequence DNA harbors:
- the LOC138031852 gene encoding uncharacterized protein translates to MAKDSRNNEQHLSVRITSRHDHSPKIITHNARNSSNLVHVNTAKKTSDRAPCLKFATWNIRALNKKASSVCDLVISKRIDILAVVETWLTTDNISGLTLADIINTLQDFNFIHLPREMRGGGVGFFLRKGLNIKQNEITLFNAFEYMDIYISTPTSSMRFVTVYRPPPSKKNKLSVRMFYDDFSILLENLAASHCNLIIAGDFNFPVDNREDANALKFLDMLEAAGFEQRVVGPTYKRGHTLDLVLVRHDDSLLRGLPETVCFPNKISDHSAIVCTADIPKPCATTRTFQCRKLRKIDLDLWYKDLKDSALYNSDLNACTDPYVLTDQYNKVLSNLIKLHAPVRTRTVTLRPYSPWYDDNLRSLKRAKRQAECKFVKSGLEVHRQIFEDQCRIYSDPLNSAKQEYYKNQISWSDQRQLFRMIDGLFKVKSAPLLPTCDSPQGLSGKFATFFSEKIVNLKDSLHSSVLAIMDLSVTPSQPLCQTAFCDFSAVSVRYISELPSKVQY, encoded by the coding sequence ATGGCTAAGGATTCTAGGAACAATGAGCAACACCTTTCTGTTCGGATTACATCACGCCATGATCACTCACCAAAAATCATCACTCACAATGCCAGGAATTCATCCAACCTTGTCCATGTAAACACTGCCAAGAAAACATCTGATCGGGCACCGTGCTTAAAGTTCGCAACTTGGAATATCCGTGCTCTGAACAAAAAGGCATCATCTGTGTGTGACCTGGTTATATCTAAGAGGATAGACATATTAGCTGTGGTTGAAACCTGGCTCACTACTGACAATATCTCTGGTTTAACTCTGGCTGATATTATAAACACccttcaggacttcaactttATTCATCTTCCTAGAGAAATGCGTGGTGGTGGTGTAGGTttctttttgaggaaagggctaaatattaaacaaaatgagATCACTCTGTTTAATGCTTTTGAGTACATGGATATATATATTTCTACTCCTACGTCGTCTATGCGCTTTGTTACGGTATATCGACCTCCGccctcaaagaaaaacaaactctctGTCCGCATGTTCTACGATGACTTTTCTATTCTACTCGAGAATCTTGCGGCTTCGCATTGCAACCTGATAATTGCTGGAGACTTTAATTTTCCTGTTGACAATCGCGAGGATGCCAATGCTTTGAAGTTTTTGGACATGTTGGAAGCAGCTGGGTTTGAGCAAAGGGTTGTGGGCCCAACCTATAAACGTGGACACACCCTTGACTTAGTTCTAGTGAGGCATGATGATTCTCTATTACGTGGCCTTCCAGAAACTGTTTGTTTTCCTAACAAGATCTCGGATCATAGTGCCATAGTGTGCACCGCTGATATACCTAAGCCCTGTGCGACAACAAGAACGTTTCAATGTAGAAAATTGCGCAAGATTGATTTGGATTTATGGTACAAGGATTTAAAGGATTCTGCATTATATAATTCTGATTTAAACGCATGCACAGATCCTTATGTATTGACTGATCAATATAACAAGGTTCTAAGCAATCTCATTAAATTACATGCTCCTGTTCGCACTCGTACTGTGACACTACGTCCTTACTCGCCATGGTATGATGACAACTTAAGGTCTCTGAAGAGAGCTAAGCGGCAGGCGGAATGCAAATTTGTCAAGTCTGGCTTAGAGGTCCATCGCCAGATATTTGAAGATCAGTGCCGCATTTACAGTGATCCGTTAAATTCTGCAAAGCAAGAATACTACAAGAATCAAATTTCATGGTCTGATCAGAGGCAGCTCTTTAGAATGATTGATGGCCTTTTCAAGGTCAAGTCAGCCCCGCTCTTACCAACATGTGACTCTCCTCAGGGATTGTCTGGGAAATTTGCCACCTTTTTCTCCGAAAAAATAGTGAATCTGAAAGATAGTTTGCACTCGTCAGTCTTGGCGATAATGGATTTGTCAGTAACGCCTAG